The Glycine max cultivar Williams 82 chromosome 3, Glycine_max_v4.0, whole genome shotgun sequence sequence ttccttAGCCAAATTGCATGACAAACGCATGATGTGGCAGCGACATACTCAGCTTCACAAGTTGATAGTGTGACTATTGGTTGCTTCTTTGACATCCATGTGAAAGCAGTATCTCCCATAAAGAACACAAAACCagtagtgctctttctatcatccAAGTCTCCACTCCAATCGCTATCACTATAGCCAACAATGTTATAATTGTCAGAAGAGTAATAGTGCAAGCCAAAGTTTGTTGTACCTTTGATGTATCGAAGGATTCTCTTTGCCGCCTTGAAGTGAGTTGTGGTTGGAGCTTCCATGTAGCGACTTACTACTCCTACAACATAGAGAATATCCGGCCTTGTACATGTCAAGTAACGTAAACTTCCAATCAAACTTTTGTAAAGAGTTGGATCCacattctctcctttttcatgcTTGCTCAACTTGCTGCCACATTCCATCGGGGTGCCAACTGGATTGGCGTCATCCATCTTGAACTTCTTAAGGACTTCTTTGGCATAGCCTTCTTGGGTGATGAAAATTCCTTTGTCTTCTTGTTTTACTTCGATGCCGAGATAATATGCCATGAGCCCCATATccgtcatctcaaattcatttgaCATATCTTTCTTGAACTCTTCGAACATGCTTGGATTGTTCCCTGTAAAGATCAAGTCATCTAcatacaaacacacaatcaaaatatCTCCACTTTGCGCTTTGATATAGAGTGCATGCTCATATGGACACTTGATGAAGTTCTTGTCTTGAAAGTACTTGTCGATTCGAACATTCCAAGCTCTCGGTGCTTGCTTGAGACCGTACAACACCTTCTTCAACttcaagactttttcttcttgcCCTTTTACTTCATAGCCCAGTGGTTGCTCAATATAGACTTCTTCTTCGAGAAAACCATTCAAGAAGGCtgacttcacatccatttgatagatcTTCCATTTATTTTGGGCTGCCAAAGAAATGATTAGTCTAATAGTTTCAAGACGAGCAACAGGAGCAAATACCTCATCATAGTCAATTCCTTGTCTTTGACTATAGCCTTTAGCCACCAATCTTGCTTTGTATCTCTCCACTTCTCCTTTAGCATTCTTCTTTGCCTTGTACACTCATCTTACTCCAATTGCTTTGTGTCCTCGTGGAAGTGTAGTAAGTTCCCACGTATCATTCTTCGTGATTGACTTGATTTCTTCGTCCATGGCGTCTTTCCACTTTATGTTTTCCGCCGCTTCTTGATAGCTTAGAGGCTCACAATCaccaaaaagacaaaagagGTTAATGTCGTTTAGGTTTGTGGTTACCTCATAAATCTCTTCAATGCTCTTTAGTCGCGGTGTCCTCTCACTTGAACTTGTTTCATCCAGCCTTGGTGTCGGTGAGGCAGGTGGTGTAATATGTTCCTCTATgattggttgttcaatttcatcatcttcttcaaaataaggaagaaaatcaTACTTATCTTCTTGAACACTCCAATCCCAACAATCTTCTTCGTTGAACTCCACGTCGCGACTTATGACGATCTTTTTACTATTTGGATTATAGAGCTTGTATCCCTTGGATCTTGAGTCATAACCCACAAACACGTACTTCTCACTTTTATCATCGAGCTTTGTCCTCTTTTCGTCTGGAACATGGGTATAGGCAATGCTTCCAAACACTTTGAGGTGAGAGATCCCAGGCTTCCTTCCACTCTATGCTTCTTGTGGTGTCTTCTCATGCACGCTTcttgttggggaacggtttgtTAGGTAAACTGCACATGCcactgcttcagcccaaaacTCCTTCGGCATCTTCTTGCTTTTGAGCATGCTTCGCACCATGTTAAGTATGGTCCGGTTCTTTCTCTctgctactccattttgttgtggcgaTCTTGGCACTGTCAGTGGGCGACGGATTCCATGGTCTTCACAATATTTGTTGAACTTATTTGAAGTGAACTCTCCTCCTCGATCAGATCTCATGGCCTTGATGGAAAGACCACTTTCTTTCTCCATGAGGGCTTTGAACTTCTTAAAGTTTTCAAACACTTCTGATTTCTCCTTCAAGAAATAAACCCAGGTTTTTctggaataatcatcaataaagaggAGAAAGTACTTATTCTTACCAAATGAATTGGGTTTGATTGGTCCACAGACATCGGTGTGTATGAGCTCTAGCGGCTTTGTTGCTCTTGTTGTTGATTCCTTTGGAAAACTTTTACGAAATTGCTTCCCAATTAGACATCCTTCGCAAAGTTGGTCTGGGTGGTTGATGCTAGGCAAGCCTCTCACCATCTCCTTCTTCGCTAAACGTTCTAGACCGTCGAAGTTGAGGTGCCCGAACCGTAGATGCCATAGCCACGAAGAGTCGATATAGAAAGCCTTGAGACACTTTGCCACATCATTTTGAATGTTCAAGAGGAACATTCTATTCTTTGACATAGGCACCTTAGCAATCAAGTTATGTCTACAATCTCTTAAGAAAAGACTATGTTCTTTCAAATGGATGTCATAGCCTTTCTCTAATAATTGTCCCAAgctcaaaatattattcttcatgTTAGGCACATAGTAGACATTGGATATGAATTGATGACTCCCATTCTTCAAACGTATGAGAATTTTACCTTTGCCTTTGACTGGTATCTTTGAGTCGTCTCCAAATGAGACATCGCCAGTTGCTGCTTCATTGATCTCCACGAACATGCTTTTATCGCCGCACATGTGGTTGCTTGCGCCGGTGTCGAGGTaccacttgtttcttttctcttcaaatttgttttggcACGCGAGTAGCAAAGTTTCTTCTTCTCCGCCTTTTTCTTCTACAAAGTTAGCTTTCTCTTCAACCTTCTTTGAGAATCTACACTCGGATGCGTAGTGAccaatcttgttgcaattgaagCACTTGATTTGTGATTTGTCATACCTCGACCATGAATTTCCTCTTCCACGATCTCTTGTTACTTGTGGATTCCAACTTCTttctccattgttgaatttgttgaAGTGGTTGTTGTAACCAcctcttccttctcctccatGTCCTCGTCCACGTCCACGATCTTGGCCGCGACCTCGTCCTCTTTGGCTCTTGTAATTTGCATAGTTTGCTTCCTTTACGTTGAGTTGTAGTAGTTTCTCTGTAGCctccttttgtttaatttttctcttttgtttttcttcgtaTGCTTGTAAGGAACCCATGAGTTGCTCAATAGTCATGGTCTTtaaatccttgttttcttcaatgttggtaacaatgaagtcaaaacttggatttaaagttcgaagtattttttccatgaccttcacctcatcaatatcttcaccatttcttttaagttgattgACTACGGCCAATACTCGagaaaaataatcagaaattgACTCAGACTCCTCCATAAACAAACGCTCAAAGTCACCTCTAAGAGTTTGAAGACGAATCTTTTTTACCTGCTCAACTCCTTTGTTGCAAGTTTGAAGCTTATCCCATGCTTCTTTGGCCGTCCTTGCGTTGGATATCTTCTCAAATGTATCTTCATCCACCGATTGATAAATGAGAAAGAGAGCTTTATTGTCTCTCTTTCTTGACTCCTTCAACGTCTCCTTTACACCTTGGCTTAGCGAGGCTTCATCTTGTTCCTCAAAGTCATTCTCTACGATATCCCACACATCTTGAGCTCCTAGTAGCGCCTTCATCTTGATACTCCAATTATCATAGTTGTTCTTTGTGAGCATCGGCATTTGGAAAGGAAAACCTCCATTCGCCATCTTTTGAGGATCttgatgctctgataccactttgttggaaataaggctttttatgtttaggaaaagtgtttaggaatattggagactttgaatagaaacttgataggaaggagaattctttatggaggagagaactttgtatttttgcttgatacaaatgtgtaggattacatctctatttatactactctaaggagaactctagacacactaattctagagagttctcaactctagagatccaaagagtattctagagaatattaaaatcataagaaatatctagacactccaaacactacaagaattctctaaaaacatgacccataattacttaagcccaaaataactaagtccaaggaaccaaataattaatttggacccaaatcaagtttatatttcaacagAAAGGTTTATGTTCTaatcatacttttttttatgtatgcTTAATGCTTACTTcttaaaaatacattctaataTTATTTGTTCTTATCTAGTTTTATACTGACCTGTTGAAAGCTATATCTTTATTAATTcgagcttctttttttttctgatgtGAGATAAAATACCTAGAAAAGGACTCTAATGATAAAATCAATACTTATCTAAGATGTGTATCTAATAAAATGAATGTAACTTACATTCTTCTGTCGATGTATGCTTAAAAGCTATCAAGGTTGAAAACTATCTCCACGTACTCCAATATGGAAATGTGTGTGTAGTGTTAGTCGGTTGGTTAAGACTGATTACCTGTAGTAGAgtacaatattattaaaagacattaatttttgttaccCTAATTTGTGTTCACTATTTTTTGTGTGCTCATCAATTACGAAGCTAGGTCTTCAAAGGTCCAAGGGGGGCACAAGGTTCTTCTTTCTATAGTGGGGATGTATAACTAAGGGAGCACAAATTAATATGCTTGGAGTATATATGTAGCGCCATGATAAGATCAgttattcctttctttttatctcaaaatttgtCCCTTATACACGTATAGAAGTTTCAGCTTAGCTAGCATCTAGCGCTTATCTCACAAGATCATACGAATATTGCCTTAAATATATTGCCTTTTACACAATGGATTCATTGACAGGGCACTCCATACACAATACCAGGATAGACTTCAAAATATTGGCTTTATATGAATCAGAAATATTTGAGTTTGTACGGGATTCTCtttatttcaactttcaagtagAATTCAATAGTACGGATGGAATATTTATCTAAGGGCATTGATATTGATACATTTCAAATTATTGTTGCTTTTTTTACAATtactttatcattattattttcctttttattgttttacttGTTATATTtctcacttcttttttttcctttaattttatctttctctccccctttcaCACTATTCTCAAAAACGAAATGTACAATAATAATTCTCTTCTATCAGTCaatctttttttatacattatccTCTATCAGTCtatctaatatatataaataagtatactcatttttaaaatcgagatgaaaattaaaattgtatgaAGACATTCAATGGggataataaatattcaaaagagATAACTTAAGCATAAAATGCAGTTTTTGGGTGCATTCAATTTGgaataataacataaaatacttgATATAACCCATAATTACATGTTTCATTATATTTAAATGTAACAaatttaaaagagagaaaaaaatagctAATACGGGCATGTGAAACAAACAATGATAATACCTTAAGTCAAACAAACAATGacttttattaattagtattcTAAAAACTTTTGCACTGATAATTATTAAACTCTTAATAAAAatagcaaataaaaaaattcttaagaaAAATGAGCACGTACGATAAAATAAAAGTCTTCAGCTAGCTTTGTTACTCATTATACTAGACAAAATAATTTGGTCCcacacataaaatataattatccaaaagttaaaaggaaaaattaaatattattaaaaattaattcgtacttttctcttatttatatttttataatattatatttattatattcctATAGTGAATTagccttccaaaaaaatattCCTATAATGAATTCAATATAGGGTAGTAAGTATGTATATAAGcaaccttttatttatttattattattattagaaaatgtattgtgataaattgattagtttttttaaaaaaatatattaagtaatGCAAACAAAAAGTTTTAGCACTTAACAAATTTGATCTATAAAACAATTTTCTCTATTATTTACGATAAATTaatatacaataatattttaCCTATTATTATGGAATTAAGAAATTATGGATAAAAACTTTTATCTATTAGTTTTCAACTATATATGGTTTTTaaccattttatattataaattcaaaatttatctcACTAATACACTGTCTTCAATAATGATTGCGTGTGTATACatatgtgtgtattttttttaactgcatATATGTGTATGTTATACACCAAAAACATACATGTGTAtgcatttaattacaaatttagcTGTTAATTGTTTTATCTATGACTATAAATCTATTAAGATGCAAATTTAATTAACTGTATTAAGCACCAGTTTTTTTTCATAATGGCTTAATTGATTATAGTCGTCCATCTTCCATGACTATATTAGGAATGATAATGTAGAAAAGAAGATCAATCAACAATGACCTTAATAAGCATGGTTAACTAAGGAAACTGAATTGTATTAAAGAAGGGAAATAAGATTATAAGGTGGCCTATAATAATTAGGACACGGTACATGGTGATATAATATATCTTCattatgttgttattgatgtaaaatatttactaattttttatccatgattaatttatgttcaaaaacttaattaactcacttttaagtaagatttttctttttaattacaataatttcaTTCACACAATTTAAACTCAAGACTTTGCTGAAATTGAACTCTATTTCATTTGAACAAATCACATGTGGGctcatatatatcatatatgcagTCTATATATTCAGCATGTGAGCATGGTTTTGGTATTCAATGAGAACAACAGCGGCAAGACACGGTCAATAGCACATGTTTTCTGTTTTGGCGAGATGCACCGTGGCTTGCGAAGGAAAGCAAGTGCATCAACGATTACCTTGGATCAAGTCATTCGTGAAACATTGTGTTTTTAAATCCAATTGATTCTGCTGTCCATGAAGCATGACTCCACGACATAATCGaaacagattttttttgttggaaattttaTAATGATGAAAAATCTTTAAATCACTATTAAGTTATTAACGGTTGCATCTACAAAATCCCTtcgatttttttaagataagtcaaagattttattaaaattaagtgaGCATAACAAATCCTCAGTTGACGTAAGCTTCAAAAGTCAATACAAAGTGAATAAAACAGTAGAAAAAGACAAAACACCCTCCCATGTGGACTGTGGCCTCAACCTAACATATTCCAAAGCTGAAACAAATAGCGTACAGAGCGTGTGATCGCATGTAGTAACCAAATTGTGTTAAATTGGAACTGCAAATCAACAATTGTGTAGCTTCAAAGTCAAATGTAGCAATTGTAGAAACCAAATTCAGTGCTTGATGGCACCGAAATAGAAAAGTGGCAGCCTTCTTGTTACATCATGGCACCGATACATTTATTTCGTGATGGCACCGGAGTATATAATACTTTAACACAACAACATGGTTTGCTTCTACATTTTTCAACCCAACATGTTCTCAATGTTCCCCAGAGGGTATGATTGTTACATGGTTTGTCACCGGAACAGGGGAAAAAACAGAGATAGTACCACCACTTGTCTTCGATGGGTTTGAAGTCGCTTTTACTAGTTATGGAATTTATGGACCACTAAGATGAATCTTCAGGCAACATGCATAACTagaaaaaatgatatttgaattctaaataattattaattagccGTTATCTAATATATTAAATCACTTTCTATCAACTGTTCTATTCAACTCgacaaacttaaaaatataacaacatAACATTTGTCACAATGACTTACAGTGATGGTGTAAATATTTCCCACCACTGCGAGCAATGCACTCaagtcttttaaaaatatcacattTCAAGAATTAAGTGAAAGTGTAATTCCTCTTTCATGTGAAACCCTTTACACAGTTTCTAACTTTGTCATAACCTCTCCATTAGATAAATTCATCAAAGAGGAAACACGGTTTTGAACTAGCTTTCAAACAAATGCTTCTACCTATGTTGACACAGAACCTCTGCTAAagatttataaaaattgaatccCTTGAACTACAACAGAATTTATTAGCAATTTGTATCCTTATATGTTTATAGTTTGCAGCACTTAACAAACTTTCCAAGACTCTTGCACCATATCCTCTTCACATTGGGAAATTGATCTCCTCTATTTCCATATGAACCATATCCATTGTCACACCCCCTCCTCCCTCCCAAGTCGTGGAGAAAGAACAAATATATATCTCGCCTTCAAATTAGGAAGAAGTATCTgctttaagtaattttttgttttgcaaataTGCTTAATATGAAAAGCTCGTCAGTTTTTCTTGGTCTTGGCATTGGTTTAGTTCTAAGGTTGGGAAGGTTTATGCTCCTTTTCCACAGTGGTGTTCGAATGCTTTTGTCTTCTATTCTAACGTACTAAAAATTCACAAGTTGATATATTTGGGTTCGAGTACCCATTGGAGTATCATTTACACTGCCCCATTTCCGGGGATTATTTTGCACACCCAACGATTTTTTTGGTACACCAAACAAttcttcatttttccaaaattacccctttttaaaaacatatgaaTTTGCAATCCGTAATGGTGAATTCTTCATATGCCACCTCCACCATGCTGCAACACCACCACCTCCTTCATAGCCATCTCCTCCCTCTGGTCACCTACGATGCGAGGCTGCTGAGGTCACCTTTGCTCCCCCTCAAGCCGCGCCACAAGGTCCCTTCCCTCACGTCGCACTATGAGGTCCCTCCCCCTCATGCTGCGCAACGAGGTCCCTTCGCCTCCCCCTCATGCCGCGTGGGTCCTTTGTCGCCGCCAACCTTACTGTAGAAATCCATGGCCTTACGGATTGTGAATTCATAATGACCTTACAGATTGGCAATCTGTATAGGTTATACATAAGggtgtttttagtttttcaccCTAAATATTGGGTGTACAAGAACAAATGCAGGGTGTAAGAAGAAAAAGCCCCCATTTCCCATGCTATCGGGATTTTAGGCCCAGCCAGAGAGTGATGTCGTTGACAACAAAATCTGAGCCGAAAAGCTTCTACATTTGAGGTCCTGAACTCATATATGTGTTTTGACATGGTTTTGGTATATTTGAGGTTCTGTTTTTGGTAGGTTCTGTCCGAGCAAAGACGTGGTTTTTGGTAGCTCATGGTTGTGTTATACTTGAAGTAGTGAAGCCCGCATTCTTGAAGTGATTTGACTTGCTAAATTTGTGCAAATCAGTGGAATCAGTTTGTCTCATTCAGACTGTGTGGAGTATATATATTACTATCAAATTTGGAGTGCTTCAATTGGTGTGCAATTGAACCAGTAAGGACAAGAGActaaagagttttttttaattaatattggaagtttattctctttttttttggtgaattaattgaattttattctaTTGCATCTAGATGATAAAGGAAGTGTGCCATGTATGTTTATTCTATGCAGCAACTCTTGTatatttgttcatttcctcGTTCTTGGATGAGCATTCCTTATATATTCATCAGcatcttcttttatatatataaaaaataaaagtgagatAATTGTTCCAGGGATTTGCTCCTTTAGCTAGAGTCAGAATTTGACTTCTATAGTTAATTCTTCAGCCAGAAAAATGGAACTAATGTTGCAAGTGGCTTATATTTTCTGGTAGTAATGTAATGTTCCTCCAATTGCATTGGCAATGCCTTGTCAAATTTGCAATTATGATAAAGTCCGGAGGagttccattttcaatttataatctGCATTGTTCCTTAAAATGCTACTCCAACAAATTCAGTTCCATGTTTTTTATAAGAGGTCAGACATGCCAGATGGTAACCAACACATAATAAAAAAGCAATACTTGGAAGTTGGAACATTTGATTACAACATGTAATAAAACAGGTAATAGTGTTacagaaaaaatagaaacaatcaAATTACCTATACATATTTTTTGAATTGGAATTTATTTAATTCCATTTGCAAAATTATTGACCTTGAGATTAGAACATTTGGCATCCTGAAGCAAGAGAGTCGAAGTGAAACCGAATCTATTTGAGTCAAGATCAAACTGCATTAAATTATCCTCCAACTGATGCCCTCCGATTACAATGGGAGTTCTCCCGCGGGTCCCACCGTCCACAAAACCCAAACACCACACATCCACTCCTCCCTTCGCAACCCTCACCATCGAATTCCCGCCAAAGATTCTCCAGAACACGTCCTCGCTGTGCATCACCAGATCAACGGTGGGCACCGCGGGTCCAACTCGTGTCTCCGTGAGATCCCCCGCAGGGTAGCACACGCCAAACGGCTCAACTGCTTCCGTCACCGTCAAGTTAAAAGCAGAGGACTCGTTCACAAAACGCTGAACAAATAGTCTGTAAATAGAAGTTTCTAAAACAGTGTAGGGTTCCGCAGTGCTTATCTTGGTCCCACCGAAGCCGGTCTGATCAACGGTGAGGATGGAGGAGTTGATATAAAGAGGCTTACCGTTGATTTTGATTGAGGTTAAGTTTATGAAATACTCATCAGACGGTTGTGGATTGTCGGTGACGACGGTGTCGGCAACGGGGTTTACGATGAGTTGTGTGTAAGTAAGGTCAATTttggaagagaaaagaaatgagGAGGCAGTGGAGGCGAATATAGCTGCCCCTGTGTTGGCTGATGAAGCTGGCAGGCAGAGAGTGAAAGAACGAGGTGAGGTTAATGAAGTGCTGATTTGGGCCGGGAGGGAGTAGTTGGACCGGCCCAATGAGGCGAGGCCCAATGCATTGGCGGCGAGGCCCTGGAGAAGATGGGCCGTGGCGCAGGAGAAGATGAAGTCGGAGATGAGGACGAGAGAGGAGGAAGCGTCGTAG is a genomic window containing:
- the GIP1 gene encoding probable aspartic proteinase GIP1 precursor translates to MPPPLPSLCNFNLAILFLFLTPTFQIPLIAPISKDDTTQLYTLSVFLKTPLQPTKLHLHLGSSLSWVLCDSTYTSSSSHHIPCNTPLCNSFPSNACSNNSSLCALFPENPVTRNTLLDTALIDSLALPTYDASSSLVLISDFIFSCATAHLLQGLAANALGLASLGRSNYSLPAQISTSLTSPRSFTLCLPASSANTGAAIFASTASSFLFSSKIDLTYTQLIVNPVADTVVTDNPQPSDEYFINLTSIKINGKPLYINSSILTVDQTGFGGTKISTAEPYTVLETSIYRLFVQRFVNESSAFNLTVTEAVEPFGVCYPAGDLTETRVGPAVPTVDLVMHSEDVFWRIFGGNSMVRVAKGGVDVWCLGFVDGGTRGRTPIVIGGHQLEDNLMQFDLDSNRFGFTSTLLLQDAKCSNLKVNNFANGIK